The proteins below are encoded in one region of Megalops cyprinoides isolate fMegCyp1 chromosome 14, fMegCyp1.pri, whole genome shotgun sequence:
- the si:ch211-214p13.7 gene encoding uncharacterized protein si:ch211-214p13.7 yields the protein MGNHLCRILKKKKEDADVLPTADNDGGTANGENDEKSSKEEVLYATIDHGEGGAPGNIRENADDSCDYAIITMPSGLAHKPSIQEDCADDYVLMSSYE from the exons aaaaaagaaggaagatGCAGATG TTCTGCCCACTGCAGATAATGATGGAGGGACTGCAAATGGGGAAAAT GATGAGAAGTCATCTAAGGAGGAAGTGCTGTATGCCACGATTGACCATGGAGAGGGCGGAGCCCCAGGGAACATTAGAGAGAATGCGGATGACAGCTGTGACTATGCCATCATCACCATGCCTTCTGGGCTGGCACACAAGCCCTCCATCCAAGAGGACTGTGCAGATGATTATGTTCTTATGAGTTCTTATGAGTAA